TCCGGATACATTTAATACACTTACGAAATCTCGGTATTTTTGCCGAGATTTTTTTTGTGATTTTCCCTTGTTTTTATCCATCAAGAAACATATATTATACGTGGGCATCCCACGGATTTTACACCCGATCTAACAGGAATAAATCAGCTCGTTGCTCTTGTGGTTCAGTTTAGGCGCGCATCGACGCGAAAAACAAATCCCCGAGGCGCTGCTATCATTGTAAAATAGTAGTTTCGAGTGTTCGTACCGTAGGAGATGCCCTTTTTTTATTGTGGCAAAATTTGCCGGGGCGAAAATGGAGATCTCCGAAAAACTATCCGAACTTTTAGAGAAAGCAGAATCCGAAGATATTTTTGACAAGGCCGTCGTAGGTTATTTGCTCCCAGACGGCACGAGCCACACCGTTACGCTCAACACTCCCGAAGACACTGTTTTCGACATCGCGTCGCTCACGAAGGTCTGCCCCACCTCGACGCTTGCGCTCTCGTACATTCTCGAAGGCAAGCTCTCCATTGATGCCAAAGTCATCGACTTTATCCCGGAACTCAAGACAAACTACCGCGACCAGATTTGCGTTTCGCACCTGCTCACGCACAGCCTCGATTACCGAGTGCCGATGAAGACGCTCAGAACGCTCTCGCCCGAAGGAATCCTCAACGCCCTTTACACGTACCAGTTCGCCGCCGCTCCGGGAACCATCTTTAATTACGGGAACCCCGCAAGTGTGCTACTTGGCATTTTGTTGCAGAGACTTACAGGCAAGAACTTGCAGGAACAAGGTAACGAACGATTCTTTACACCGCTCGGCATGACGCGTTCAGGCTACAACCCGCTCACGCGAGTCCCGAAATCAGAAATTGCGGCAACCGAGCTTTGCGAGTTCCGCCATCGCGAAATTCAAGGCGAAGTCCACGACGAAAGCGCCTGGGTTCTGCAAAAGCTGTTCCCCGTCGGGAGTGCCGGCATGTTCAGTTGCGTCCCCGACCTCCTCAAGTTCG
This genomic stretch from Fibrobacter sp. UWB2 harbors:
- a CDS encoding serine hydrolase, which gives rise to MEISEKLSELLEKAESEDIFDKAVVGYLLPDGTSHTVTLNTPEDTVFDIASLTKVCPTSTLALSYILEGKLSIDAKVIDFIPELKTNYRDQICVSHLLTHSLDYRVPMKTLRTLSPEGILNALYTYQFAAAPGTIFNYGNPASVLLGILLQRLTGKNLQEQGNERFFTPLGMTRSGYNPLTRVPKSEIAATELCEFRHREIQGEVHDESAWVLQKLFPVGSAGMFSCVPDLLKFVKMILMDGKFEDKQIAPAGILDIVSHNALADSVGAETALGWELNATKFMGTKVSPQAFGKTGFTGASIVADPDKGGAIILLSNFTYPHREPNADRIHAFRATLADAFFGAISE